One window of the Balaenoptera ricei isolate mBalRic1 chromosome X, mBalRic1.hap2, whole genome shotgun sequence genome contains the following:
- the ITIH6 gene encoding LOW QUALITY PROTEIN: inter-alpha-trypsin inhibitor heavy chain H6 (The sequence of the model RefSeq protein was modified relative to this genomic sequence to represent the inferred CDS: inserted 7 bases in 4 codons; deleted 1 base in 1 codon; substituted 2 bases at 2 genomic stop codons) → MQSMAQDHSLHPTYPLPTHAGEADSPPSTRIERAETSVRITVCVTLQDQSAFSSSGIRADFVVQYDVVMEDIVGDVQICDGYFVHYFAPRSLPPVEKNVVLVIDASGSMFGTKMKQTKKAMSVILGNLPASDYFNIISFSDTVSVWKARGSIQATIQNVHSAKDYLGHMEAAGWTDINAALLAAASVLNHSNQEPGRGPSVGRITLIIFLTDGEPMAGVTTPSVIFSNIRXALDNRVSKVSLAFGNDADFPLPRRLSLENQGAAWRIYEDTNTALQLEGLYEEISMPLLVDVHLDYLGGLIGASPWAFFPNYFGGSELVVAGQVQPGEQELDIYLATRGPRGQLXFGCPGETAPNVAHFICCLWADITFGELLEAHFQAHDASTHHLLATKVLNLSFEXDFVTPLTSLVMVQPKEATEEVRKQTSTADGLGTIMPSSTSSHGLRTGTAQPALVPKVSPKSRLVKPKFYLSSTTPAXSSKELEPLGQSPRTPSTLTHPKPQIPAQQDSGNLAQPTFRIPPAAIVPSNSGGLLLLKPSTPLHQNSGTLLPMNSKTQVPPLNPSTPAQPKAGSMKHVTLLHSKPGSPSQPKLDAPSHPQPGVLTSQSPKSLSQPRAGVSTHQVVKYPXRVPAPKTPNNLPYPRPGILLSKTPKIPSPLKPSAPPHQTPLSLSLSKLKTIIPNKPKISLPPRPDKLRSSPPQSLSILPSTISSPTSPSSSMTISVLGEPLPTLFHPTLPSLLPPGRLWHQHDLLPEPQRTRKILGPSVSGVPMMGLPNSSRPMPEGNPPNLPVLLPSSTLPEAVSLLLIPEELQLLSELMEESKFVESLNPPAFYTFLTPDKDENPHWDSNSEEILGGAGDSMESQGSSAGLAKSTLPRIFTFSSSVDGDTHFVIHIPCSKERICFTLDGCPGDLLQLIDDPKAGLHVHGQLLGAPSRPGHKDXYFQTITVTKDKSRAYTITITRSSISMQGEGTLLLSWDQSALLKRSQLELHVAAAAHLILCLGPHLEFLVLQHRYQNPSTPQLPHLGLYVINGSGLSPLARGLLEKFQGGDIQLVAGPMGPSLRRHQGPDVPVILGKRLLKDSPRLPPHWASCWLVKHSHVQRLLGHPYIAYLL, encoded by the exons ATGCAATCGATGGCCCAGGACCACT CTCTCCATCCCacctaccccctccccacccatgcAGGTGAGGCTGACTCGCCCCCATCCACCAGGATTGAGAGGGCAGAGACCAGTGTCCGAATTACCGTCTGCGTGACACTGCAAGACCAGTCTGCCTTCTCCAGTTCAGGCATCAGGGCCGACTTCGTGGTCCAGTATGATGTAGTCATGGAGGACATCGTTGGAGACGTGCAG atttgCGATGGCTATTTTGTTCATTACTTTGCACCCAGAAGCCTTCCACCTGTTGAGAAAAACGTGGTGCTTGTTATTGACGCGAGCGGCTCCATGTTTGGTACCAAAATGAAGCAG ACTAAAAAGGCCATGAGTGTGATCCTTGGTAACCTGCCGGCCAGTGACTACTTCAACATCATCTCCTTTTCTGACACAGTTAGTGTCTGGAAAGCCAGAGGCTCCATCCAGGCCACCATCCAGAATGTCCACAGTGCCAAGGACTACCTGGGGCACATGGAAGCTGCTGGTT GGACTGACATCAATGCAGCTCTGCTGGCAGCTGCTTCAGTGCTGAACCATAGCAACCAGGAGCCTGGGAGGGGCCCCAGTGTGGGGAGGATCACTCTCATTATCTTCTTGACAGATGGGGAGCCCATGGCTGGAGTGACGACTCCCAGTGTGATCTTCTCCAACATCCGTTAGGCACTGGACAACAGAGTGTCC AAGGTCAGCTTGGCCTTTGGGAATGATGCTGACTTCCCACTGCCGCGTCGCTTGTCCCTGGAGAACCAAGGAGCAGCCTGGCGCATATATGAGGACACCAACACAGCCCTACAGCTGGAGGGCCTCTATGAAGAGATCTCCATGCCTCTGCTGGTAGATGTGCATCTGGACTACCTGGGTGGCTTGATTGGCGCCTCCCCTTGGGCCTTTTTCCCCAACTACTTTGGTGGTTCAGAGCTGGTGGTGGCAGGCCAAGTGCAACCAGGCGAGCAGGAACTGGACATCTACCTGGCAACCCGTGGCCCCAGGGGTCAGCT CTTTGGTTGCCCAGGGGAGACAGCCCCCAATGTAGCCCACTTCATATGCTGCCTCTGGGCTGACATCACCTTTGGAGAACTGCTGGAGGCACACTTCCAAGCTCACGATGCCAGCACTCACCACCTGCTAGCTACCAAAGTCCTCAACCTGTCCTTTGAATAAGATTTTGTCACACCTCTGACTTCACTGGTCATGGTGCAGCCCAAAGAAGCCACTGAAGAAGTCAGGAAACAGACTTCCACCGCAGATGGACTAGGCACCATCATGCCCTCATCCACCAGCAGTCATGGCCTAAGGACAGGCACAGCCCAGCCAGCCTTGGTTCCCAAGGTTTCTCCCAAATCAAGGCTTGTGAAACCAAAGTTCTACTTATCCTCAACTACTCCTGC CAGTTCCAAGGAGTTGGAGCCACTGGGTCAGAGCCCTAGAACCCCATCCACCCTCACACACCCAAAGCCCCAAATTCCAGCACAACAGGATTCTGGCAACTTGGCTCAGCCAACATTTAGGATACCACCTGCTGCCATTGTGCCCTCAAATTCTGGTGGCCTATTGCTTCTGAAGCCCAGCACGCCATTACATCAGAATTCTGGTACCCTATTACCAATGAATTCCAAGACACAAGTCCCACCTCTGAATCCTagcaccccagcccagcccaaagCTGGCTCTATGAAACATGTTACTCTGCTGCATTCCAAACCTGGTTCTCCATCACAACCTAAACTAGATGCCCCATCACACCCCCAACCTGGGGTACTTACATCACAGTCACCCAAAAGCCTGTCACAGCCTAGGGCTGGAGTCTCCACACATCAGGTTGTCAAATACC TAAGGGTTCCTGCTCCTAAGACCCCAAACAACCTGCCGTACCCTAGACCAGGGATCCTCTTATCCAAGACCCCTAAAATCCCATCACCTCTTAAACCTAGTGCCCCACCTCACCAAACTCCCCTCAGCTTATCACTTTCCAAACTTAAAACAATAATCCCCAATAAACCCAAAATCTCATTACCCCCCAGGCCTGACAAACTCAGGTCCTCACCTCCTCAGAGCCTTAGCATACTTCCGAGCACTATCTCAAGTCCTACAAGTCCCAGCAGTTCCATGACAATTTCTGTCCTTGGAGAACCCCTCCCTACTCTCTTTcaccccaccctgccctctcTGCTGCCCCCTGGAAGGCTCTGGCATCAGCATGACCTGTTGCCGGAACCCCAACGCACCAGGAAAATTCTGGGACCATCTGTGTCAGGAGTCCCGATGATGGGCCTACCCAATAGCTCCAGGCCTATGCCAGAAGGCAATCCCCCAAACCTGCCAGTCTTGCTGCCTTCTAGCACCCTCCCTGAGGCGGTCAGCCTGCTCCTTATCCCTGAGGAGCTACAGCTGCTGTCTGAGTTAATGGAGGAGTCCAAATTTGTGGAGTCCTTGAACCCACCGGCTTTCTATACCTTCCTCACTCCTGACAAAGATG AAAATCCACATTGGGACAGCAATTCTGAGGAGATCCTGGGAGGAGCTGGAGACAGCATGGAATCTCAGGGAAGTTCTGCAGGGCTAGCAAAAA GCACGTTGCCAAGAATCTTCACCTTCTCATCCTCGG TGGATGGAGACACCCACTTTGTGATCCACATCCCATGCTCAAAAGAGAGGATCTGCTTCACACTAGATGGGTGCCCAGGGGACCTACTACAGCTAATAGATGACCCAAAGG CAGGGCTGCATGTACATGGGCAGCTGCTTGGGGCACCATCCAGGCCAGGGCACAAGGA CTACTTCCAGACCATCACAGTTACTAAAGATAAATCCCGGGCCTACACTATCACCATCACCCGCAGTTCCATATCCATGCAAGGTGAGGGTACCTTGCTTCTGTCCTGGGACCAGTCGGCCCTACTGAAGAGGTCCCAGTTGGAGCTCCATGTGGCTGCTGCAGCCCACCTTATCCTCTGCCTTGGGCCCCACCTTGAGTTCCTAGTCCTCCAGCACCGCTACCAGAACCCCAGCACCCCACAACTACCCCACCTGGGGCTCTATGTGATCAATGGCTCAGGTCTCAGCCCCTTGGCCCGTGGCCTGCTGGAAAAGT TCCAGGGA GGAGACATCCAGCTGGTGGCAGGGCCTATGGGGCCAAGCTTGAGGAGGCACCAGGGCCCAGATGTGCCTGTGATCCTAGGCAAGAGGCTGCTGAAGGACTCACCAAGGCTGCCACCCCACTGGGCTTCCTGCTGGCTGGTGAAGCACTCTCATGTACAGCGGCTGCTGGGCCACCCCTACATTGCCTATCTCCTTTGA